Proteins co-encoded in one Jeotgalibacillus malaysiensis genomic window:
- a CDS encoding 1-pyrroline-5-carboxylate dehydrogenase: MIPYKHEPFTDFSVKENKKAFEDGMKTVEGYLGQDYPLIIDGQRVVTEDKIVSYNPGKKDEVVGRVSKANQELAEKAMQAADEAFKTWRKVKPEVRADILFRAAAIVRRRKHEFSALLVKEAGKPWNEADADTAEAIDFMEYYGREMRAMKEGKKVESRPGEFNQYHYIPLGVGVVISPWNFAFAIMAGTAVAAMVTGNTVLLKPASTTPVVAAKFVEVLEEAGMPKGVVNYIPGSGKEVGDYLVDHPRTRFISFTGSRDVGTRIYERAAKVQDGQVWLKRVIVEMGGKDTIVVDSEADLELAAQSIVKSAFGFSGQKCSACSRAVVLEDVYDQVLDRVVELTKELSLGETKSPDTFMGPVIDQAAFDKIMGYIDIGKEEGRLVAGGEGDSSKGFFIKPTVFADVDPKARIMQEEIFGPVVAFTKAKNFDEAIEIANDTEYGLTGAVITNNRMHQEQAREDFHVGNLYFNRGCTGAIVGYQPFGGFDMSGTDSKAGGPDYLTLHMQAKTTSEML, translated from the coding sequence ATGATTCCTTACAAGCATGAGCCGTTTACTGACTTTTCAGTAAAAGAAAACAAAAAAGCATTCGAAGACGGTATGAAAACCGTTGAAGGATATTTAGGGCAGGACTACCCGCTGATTATTGATGGCCAGCGTGTTGTGACTGAAGATAAAATTGTATCTTATAACCCGGGTAAGAAAGATGAAGTTGTAGGCCGTGTATCAAAAGCGAACCAGGAGCTTGCAGAAAAAGCGATGCAGGCTGCAGACGAAGCGTTCAAAACGTGGAGAAAAGTGAAGCCTGAAGTCCGTGCTGATATTCTTTTCCGCGCAGCAGCAATCGTAAGACGCCGCAAGCACGAGTTCTCTGCACTGCTTGTAAAGGAAGCAGGTAAACCTTGGAATGAAGCGGATGCTGATACAGCTGAAGCAATAGATTTCATGGAATACTATGGCCGCGAAATGCGTGCGATGAAAGAAGGCAAGAAAGTAGAAAGCCGTCCTGGTGAATTCAACCAGTATCACTACATTCCACTTGGTGTTGGCGTTGTCATCTCACCATGGAACTTCGCATTTGCGATTATGGCGGGAACTGCAGTTGCGGCAATGGTAACAGGGAACACTGTTCTTCTGAAACCTGCATCAACAACACCTGTTGTCGCAGCGAAGTTTGTAGAAGTGCTTGAAGAAGCTGGTATGCCTAAGGGCGTAGTGAACTATATTCCGGGCAGCGGTAAAGAAGTGGGCGACTACCTTGTAGATCACCCGAGAACGCGTTTCATCTCTTTCACTGGATCACGCGATGTAGGTACGCGCATTTATGAAAGAGCTGCAAAAGTGCAGGACGGTCAGGTATGGCTGAAGCGCGTGATTGTAGAAATGGGCGGTAAAGATACGATCGTTGTTGACAGTGAAGCTGATCTTGAACTGGCAGCACAGTCAATTGTGAAGTCAGCATTCGGCTTCAGCGGTCAGAAATGTTCTGCATGTTCAAGAGCAGTAGTCCTTGAAGATGTATACGATCAGGTACTTGACCGTGTGGTAGAATTAACGAAGGAACTATCACTTGGTGAAACAAAATCTCCGGATACTTTCATGGGACCTGTGATTGATCAGGCTGCATTTGATAAGATTATGGGGTATATTGATATTGGTAAAGAAGAAGGCCGTCTTGTTGCAGGTGGAGAAGGCGACAGCAGCAAAGGATTCTTCATTAAGCCGACGGTATTCGCTGACGTTGACCCGAAAGCGCGTATCATGCAGGAAGAAATTTTTGGACCAGTCGTTGCTTTTACAAAAGCGAAGAACTTTGACGAAGCAATTGAGATTGCAAACGACACTGAATACGGTCTGACAGGTGCTGTGATTACGAATAACCGTATGCACCAGGAACAGGCACGTGAAGATTTCCATGTTGGTAACCTGTACTTCAACCGCGGCTGTACTGGCGCGATTGTCGGCTACCAGCCGTTTGGCGGATTCGATATGTCAGGTACAGATTCAAAAGCCGGTGGACCGGATTATCTGACACTTCACATGCAGGCAAAAACAACTTCAGAAATGCTTTAA
- a CDS encoding membrane protein, translated as MQFGEKLAPLAIVVGVITVSFSAILVKLSSGEPGVIAFYRMFFSALILLPFFMKGHLKEVKLLKKKDWLITFAAGTLLAFHFILWFESLQYTSVASSTVLVTMQPLFAFAGAYFLFNEKISAKAIISAVAAISGSVLIGIGDLQVSGMALFGDVLALISCAFVTGYLLFGQSVRKHLPLTTYTFIVYSISAVVLFLYVLIKGESLGPFETNDWLIFLGLAILPTLFGHSLFNWAIKWVSTTVISMAILFEPVGAAIFAYFILDEAVGSAQLTGGMIILLSLGFFVLTIKRIKVS; from the coding sequence ATGCAATTCGGAGAGAAGCTGGCACCACTTGCAATCGTTGTAGGCGTTATTACCGTTTCATTTTCAGCAATACTCGTTAAGCTCTCATCAGGTGAACCGGGCGTTATTGCTTTTTATAGAATGTTCTTCAGTGCACTCATTTTATTACCATTCTTTATGAAGGGTCATTTAAAAGAAGTAAAACTGTTAAAGAAAAAGGACTGGCTGATCACATTTGCAGCTGGCACACTTTTAGCATTTCATTTCATATTATGGTTTGAATCATTACAGTATACTTCTGTTGCAAGCTCAACAGTCCTTGTTACAATGCAGCCACTATTTGCATTTGCAGGAGCATATTTCTTATTTAACGAGAAGATTTCCGCCAAAGCCATTATTTCAGCAGTTGCCGCTATTTCGGGAAGTGTGCTGATCGGTATTGGAGATCTGCAAGTGAGCGGAATGGCCTTATTCGGTGATGTACTCGCACTGATCTCCTGTGCATTCGTTACAGGATACCTGTTATTTGGACAAAGCGTGCGCAAACATTTACCACTGACTACATACACATTTATCGTATACTCAATCAGTGCAGTCGTTTTATTTTTATATGTATTGATAAAGGGGGAATCTCTCGGACCATTTGAAACGAATGACTGGCTTATTTTCTTAGGTCTCGCGATTCTGCCAACTTTATTTGGACATTCACTCTTTAACTGGGCGATTAAATGGGTAAGTACGACAGTCATCTCTATGGCTATTCTTTTTGAACCGGTTGGAGCTGCGATCTTTGCTTACTTTATCCTCGATGAAGCCGTTGGTTCAGCACAATTGACAGGAGGGATGATTATCCTCTTAAGCTTAGGATTTTTCGTACTTACGATTAAAAGAATAAAAGTTTCTTAA
- a CDS encoding general stress protein 13, protein MSTKFEAGQELKGKVTGIQPYGAFVALDENTQGLVHISEVTHGFVNDINDHLSVGQEVNVKVLSVDENAGKYSLSIRATEEAPEKPQRKERRAQPSKSVSHTEDTTGFNSLKDKLQEWIDQSDMKR, encoded by the coding sequence ATGTCTACAAAATTCGAAGCAGGTCAAGAACTAAAAGGTAAAGTTACAGGAATTCAGCCATACGGTGCGTTTGTTGCACTTGATGAAAATACACAAGGTCTAGTACACATTTCAGAAGTAACACACGGTTTCGTTAACGACATTAACGACCACCTATCAGTAGGTCAGGAAGTAAACGTAAAAGTTCTTTCTGTTGATGAAAATGCTGGTAAATACAGCCTTTCAATCCGTGCAACTGAAGAAGCTCCAGAAAAGCCACAGCGCAAAGAGCGCCGTGCTCAGCCTTCTAAGTCTGTATCTCACACTGAAGACACTACAGGTTTCAACAGCCTGAAGGACAAGCTTCAGGAGTGGATTGATCAGTCTGACATGAAGCGATAA
- a CDS encoding ornithine-oxoacid aminotransferase, with the protein MVNSTAIIEKTERYGANNYHPLPIVISEAEGVWVKDPEGNKYMDMLSAYSAVNQGHRHPKIIQALKDQADRVTLTSRAFHNDQLAPWYELICELSGKEMALPMNTGAEAVETAVKTARRWAYEVKGVEKDQAEIIACHGNFHGRTMTAVSLSSEEEYQRGFGPMLPGIKLVPYGDLEALEQAITKNTAAFLIEPIQGEAGIVFPPKGFLKAAKELCEKHNVLFIADEIQAGLCRSGKMFACEWEDVDPDMYILGKALGGGVFPISCVVADKEVLGVFNPGSHGSTFGGNPMACAVSIASLEVLKEEKLAERSLEMGQYFMDALKKIDNPIIKEIRGSGLFIGMELTEPARKYCEELKHKGLLCKETHETVIRFAPPLVISKEELDWAIEKITSVLS; encoded by the coding sequence ATGGTTAACTCAACAGCAATTATCGAAAAAACAGAGCGCTACGGTGCGAACAACTATCATCCACTGCCAATCGTTATTTCAGAAGCAGAAGGTGTATGGGTAAAGGATCCTGAAGGCAATAAATATATGGATATGCTGAGTGCGTATTCTGCCGTTAATCAGGGACACCGTCACCCGAAGATTATTCAGGCGCTGAAGGATCAGGCAGACCGCGTAACTTTGACTTCCCGCGCTTTCCACAATGATCAGCTCGCACCATGGTATGAACTAATCTGCGAACTTTCAGGGAAGGAAATGGCGCTGCCAATGAACACAGGTGCTGAAGCAGTTGAAACAGCAGTGAAGACAGCACGCCGCTGGGCTTATGAAGTAAAAGGCGTTGAGAAGGACCAGGCAGAAATCATTGCGTGCCACGGTAACTTCCACGGCCGTACCATGACAGCAGTTTCTCTGTCATCTGAAGAAGAATACCAGCGCGGGTTCGGACCAATGCTTCCGGGTATTAAACTGGTGCCGTATGGCGACCTTGAAGCGCTTGAGCAGGCAATCACAAAAAATACTGCGGCTTTCTTGATCGAACCGATCCAGGGAGAAGCAGGGATTGTATTCCCGCCAAAAGGATTCCTGAAAGCAGCAAAAGAATTGTGCGAAAAGCATAACGTACTGTTTATTGCTGATGAAATTCAGGCCGGACTTTGCCGTTCAGGTAAAATGTTTGCATGTGAATGGGAAGATGTAGATCCGGATATGTACATTTTAGGTAAAGCACTCGGTGGCGGGGTATTCCCGATCTCATGTGTTGTTGCTGACAAAGAAGTGCTTGGTGTATTCAACCCGGGCTCACACGGCTCAACATTCGGAGGCAATCCGATGGCATGTGCGGTTTCAATCGCATCTCTTGAAGTGCTGAAGGAAGAAAAGCTTGCTGAGCGCTCTCTTGAAATGGGTCAGTACTTTATGGATGCTTTAAAGAAGATTGACAACCCGATCATCAAAGAAATCCGTGGAAGCGGCCTGTTTATCGGAATGGAACTGACTGAGCCTGCAAGAAAGTATTGTGAGGAGCTGAAGCACAAAGGGTTACTATGTAAAGAAACGCATGAAACAGTGATCCGTTTTGCGCCGCCGCTTGTCATTTCTAAAGAAGAACTGGACTGGGCGATCGAAAAAATTACAAGCGTTCTTTCTTAA
- a CDS encoding glucose-6-phosphate isomerase yields the protein MTSIRFDYSNALEFFGEHELTYLQGAVKQAHDALHEGTGAGSDFLGWVDLPVNYDKEEFSRIQQSAEKIRKDSDVLLVIGIGGSYLGARAALEMLNHSFYNALSKDQRKSPQVLFVGNNISSTYMRDLMDLLEGKDFSINVISKSGTTTEPAIAFRIFRKMLEEKYGKEEAKSRIYATTDKEKGALKTLASEEGFETFVVPDDVGGRYSVLTAVGLLPIAAAGIDIEAMMKGAADAREAYSSSDLSENEAYQYAAIRNVLYNKGKTVEMLINYEPGLQYFNEWWKQLFGESEGKDLKGIFPASANFSTDLHSLGQYVQEGRRDIFETVVKVKNARHELTIEEAESDLDGLNYLAGETVDFVNNKAFEGTLLAHTDGGVPNLILEIPAMDAYTFGYMVYFFEKACAVSGYLLGVNPFDQPGVEAYKVNMFALLGKPGFEEKKAELEKRLK from the coding sequence ATGACATCAATTCGTTTTGATTATTCAAATGCACTTGAATTTTTTGGTGAACATGAACTGACGTACCTTCAGGGTGCAGTAAAACAGGCTCATGATGCACTTCACGAAGGAACAGGTGCAGGAAGCGACTTTTTAGGATGGGTAGATCTTCCGGTTAACTACGACAAAGAAGAATTCTCACGTATTCAGCAGTCAGCAGAGAAGATCCGTAAAGATTCTGACGTGTTATTAGTCATCGGAATCGGCGGCTCATACCTTGGCGCCCGTGCTGCGCTTGAAATGCTGAACCACAGCTTTTACAACGCACTATCTAAAGATCAGAGAAAATCACCACAGGTTTTATTCGTTGGAAACAACATCAGCTCTACATACATGAGAGACCTGATGGACCTGCTTGAAGGAAAAGATTTCTCAATCAACGTCATTTCAAAGTCAGGTACAACAACTGAACCTGCAATTGCTTTCCGTATCTTCAGAAAGATGCTTGAAGAAAAGTATGGTAAAGAAGAAGCGAAATCACGCATTTATGCAACAACTGATAAAGAAAAAGGTGCCCTAAAGACACTTGCATCTGAAGAAGGCTTTGAAACATTCGTTGTACCTGATGATGTTGGCGGCCGTTACTCTGTGCTTACAGCAGTAGGGTTACTGCCAATCGCAGCAGCAGGTATTGATATTGAAGCGATGATGAAGGGTGCTGCTGATGCACGTGAAGCATACAGTTCTTCTGACCTTTCTGAAAATGAAGCATATCAGTATGCAGCAATTCGTAACGTCCTTTACAACAAAGGAAAAACTGTTGAAATGCTCATCAACTACGAGCCGGGACTTCAGTACTTCAACGAGTGGTGGAAGCAGCTGTTTGGTGAAAGTGAAGGAAAAGATCTGAAAGGTATTTTCCCTGCATCAGCAAACTTCTCTACAGATCTTCACTCACTTGGACAATATGTCCAGGAAGGTCGCCGCGATATCTTTGAAACAGTTGTGAAGGTGAAAAATGCCCGTCACGAACTGACAATCGAAGAAGCAGAAAGCGATCTTGACGGTCTGAACTACCTGGCTGGAGAAACAGTAGACTTTGTTAATAATAAAGCATTTGAAGGCACACTGCTTGCACACACTGATGGTGGTGTACCGAACCTGATTCTTGAGATTCCTGCAATGGACGCTTACACATTCGGTTATATGGTGTATTTCTTCGAGAAGGCATGCGCAGTAAGCGGCTACCTTCTTGGTGTAAATCCATTTGACCAGCCTGGTGTTGAAGCATACAAAGTAAATATGTTTGCTTTACTTGGAAAGCCAGGCTTTGAAGAGAAAAAAGCTGAGCTTGAAAAACGTCTGAAGTAA
- a CDS encoding membrane protein has protein sequence MHTFQRIALVLTVIGALNWGLVGFFQFDAVAALFGGVESAGARLFYGLVGIAGLINLGLLFKSWEPARIEERDPAPV, from the coding sequence ATGCATACGTTCCAGAGAATCGCGTTAGTGTTAACGGTGATTGGTGCGCTGAATTGGGGATTAGTTGGATTTTTTCAATTTGATGCGGTAGCTGCACTTTTTGGAGGCGTTGAATCAGCAGGCGCACGATTGTTTTATGGACTGGTCGGAATCGCAGGACTGATTAACCTGGGATTATTATTTAAATCATGGGAGCCTGCAAGAATCGAGGAAAGAGATCCCGCACCTGTTTAA
- a CDS encoding NADH-dependent butanol dehydrogenase A yields the protein MDTFTFYNPVKLIFGKDQVEQLKEEVPKYGKKVLVVYGGGSIKKNGLYDQITGLLKEIDAEVFELSGVEPNPRLTTAEKGIEIAKKENIDFILAVGGGSVIDCTKLIAAGAKYDGAAWDLVTKKAFASEALPFGTVLTLAATGSEMNAGSVITNEETQEKYGWGSPATFPQFSILDPQNTFTVPKDQTIYGMVDMMSHLFEQYYHNVSNTPVQDRLIESVLRTVIETAPKLVNDLENYELRETILYSGTLALNGMLQMGYRGDWASHNIEHAVSAVYDIPHAGGLAILFPNWMKHNLEVNEARFAQMAVRVFDVDPEGKSDREIGEEGIQRLREFWNEIGAPSTLADYDINDEKIDLMADKAMINGEFGNFKKLSKDDVVKILTASL from the coding sequence ATGGATACATTTACTTTTTATAATCCAGTGAAACTGATTTTCGGAAAAGACCAGGTAGAACAATTAAAAGAAGAAGTTCCTAAATACGGTAAAAAAGTGTTAGTAGTATATGGTGGGGGCAGCATTAAAAAGAATGGCCTTTACGATCAAATCACAGGTCTGCTGAAAGAAATTGATGCAGAAGTATTTGAACTGTCAGGTGTTGAACCGAACCCTAGACTGACAACAGCTGAAAAAGGTATTGAAATTGCGAAGAAAGAAAACATCGACTTTATCCTTGCTGTTGGCGGAGGTAGTGTCATTGATTGCACAAAACTAATCGCAGCCGGTGCTAAATACGACGGCGCTGCATGGGATCTAGTAACGAAAAAAGCATTTGCAAGCGAAGCACTTCCATTCGGTACAGTACTGACACTTGCAGCGACAGGTTCTGAAATGAATGCAGGGTCTGTTATCACAAATGAAGAAACGCAGGAAAAGTACGGATGGGGAAGCCCTGCAACATTCCCTCAGTTCTCAATTCTTGACCCGCAAAATACATTTACAGTGCCCAAGGATCAGACAATCTACGGCATGGTAGATATGATGAGTCACTTATTTGAGCAATACTACCACAACGTATCAAATACACCTGTACAGGACCGCTTAATTGAAAGTGTTCTTCGTACAGTCATTGAAACAGCACCTAAGCTTGTCAATGACCTTGAAAACTACGAGCTGCGCGAAACGATTCTTTACAGCGGAACGCTCGCATTGAACGGAATGCTTCAAATGGGTTACAGAGGAGACTGGGCATCACACAATATCGAGCACGCTGTATCAGCTGTTTATGATATACCGCATGCCGGTGGTCTTGCAATCCTGTTCCCGAACTGGATGAAGCACAACCTTGAAGTTAATGAAGCACGCTTTGCACAAATGGCAGTCCGCGTATTTGATGTAGACCCTGAAGGCAAATCTGACCGCGAAATCGGTGAAGAAGGCATTCAGCGCCTGCGCGAATTCTGGAACGAAATCGGCGCACCGTCAACACTTGCTGACTACGACATCAACGACGAGAAAATCGATCTGATGGCAGATAAGGCAATGATCAACGGTGAGTTCGGTAACTTTAAGAAGTTAAGTAAAGATGATGTAGTGAAGATTTTGACTGCATCACTGTAA
- a CDS encoding glutamate dehydrogenase, giving the protein MAENLNLFTSTQEVIHEALTKMGYDDAVFELMKEPMRLLTVRMPVRMDDGSTRVFTGYRAQHNDSVGPTKGGVRFHPDVDEEEVKALSMWMTLKCGIVDLPYGGGKGGIICDPRTMSMGELERLSRAYVRAISQIVGPTKDIPAPDVYTNSQIMAWMMDEYSRIDEFNNPGFITGKPIVLGGSQGREKATAQGVTICIDQAAKKRGIDIQGARVVVQGFGNAGSFLAKFMHDAGAKVIAISDAHGAIHDPDGLDIDYLLDRRDSFGTVTTLFENTLTNEELLEIECDILVPAAVSNQITAQNVDNIKASIVVEAANGPTTLEATNRLNERGVLLVPDVLASAGGVTVSYFEWVQNNQGYYWTEEEVNEKLEKKLVDSFNQVYDLSQSRRVNMRLAAYMVGVRKAAEASRFRGWV; this is encoded by the coding sequence ATGGCAGAAAATTTGAATCTCTTTACGTCTACACAAGAGGTTATTCACGAAGCACTGACAAAAATGGGGTACGATGATGCAGTTTTTGAACTGATGAAAGAACCAATGCGCCTTCTGACTGTGCGTATGCCTGTCCGCATGGATGATGGCAGCACGCGCGTATTTACAGGATATCGCGCACAGCACAACGATTCTGTTGGTCCGACAAAAGGCGGCGTACGCTTCCACCCGGATGTGGATGAAGAAGAAGTAAAGGCACTTTCGATGTGGATGACGCTGAAATGTGGAATTGTGGATCTTCCATACGGCGGCGGTAAAGGCGGAATCATCTGTGATCCTAGAACAATGTCAATGGGAGAACTTGAAAGATTAAGCCGTGCATATGTACGTGCGATCAGTCAGATTGTAGGTCCTACTAAGGATATCCCTGCACCTGACGTCTACACGAACTCTCAGATTATGGCGTGGATGATGGATGAGTATAGCCGGATTGATGAATTCAACAACCCTGGTTTTATCACTGGGAAGCCAATCGTACTCGGTGGTTCACAGGGACGTGAAAAAGCAACTGCACAAGGGGTAACAATCTGTATCGATCAGGCTGCGAAAAAACGCGGTATTGATATCCAGGGCGCACGAGTTGTAGTCCAGGGATTTGGTAACGCAGGAAGCTTCCTGGCAAAATTCATGCATGATGCCGGCGCAAAAGTTATTGCGATTTCTGATGCGCATGGTGCAATACACGATCCTGACGGGCTGGACATTGATTATCTGCTTGACCGCAGAGACAGCTTTGGTACAGTGACAACATTATTTGAAAATACGTTAACAAACGAAGAGCTGCTTGAGATCGAGTGTGATATTCTCGTTCCGGCTGCTGTATCAAATCAGATTACTGCACAAAATGTAGATAACATTAAAGCTTCCATCGTTGTTGAAGCGGCTAACGGACCGACAACACTTGAAGCAACAAACCGCCTGAATGAACGCGGCGTTCTGCTTGTGCCTGACGTTCTTGCCAGTGCCGGTGGTGTAACAGTTTCCTACTTCGAGTGGGTACAGAACAATCAGGGTTATTACTGGACTGAAGAAGAAGTCAATGAAAAGCTTGAGAAAAAGCTTGTTGACTCATTCAATCAGGTATATGACCTTTCACAAAGCAGACGAGTGAATATGCGTCTGGCAGCATACATGGTAGGCGTACGAAAAGCTGCTGAAGCAAGCCGTTTCAGAGGCTGGGTATAA